The following are encoded in a window of Fulvia fulva chromosome 7, complete sequence genomic DNA:
- a CDS encoding Carbonyl reductase [NADPH] 1 codes for MAVQSRIAAVTGANKGVGLAIVRQLALQYPTSPLNSGPFLIYLTARSPERGQEALNTLTSDPQFKDAGVLSQHGGDTTIKYHAVDIDQTKSVQDFRDFLQKEHSDGIDILINNAGIAMEGFDAGVVKKTLQTNYFGTLEICQSLLPLIREGGRLVNVSSMSGKLNKYSDEIREAFLAAAKKDVPAVTAIMQQFQKAVEAGQEKEEGFPSIAYGVSKAGETAYTKALALEGSWRKKNILINACCPGYVNTDMTKGRGRKTPDQGAQTPVMLALQDIGGKTGEFWQHEEVIEW; via the exons ATGGCTGTTCAATCTCGCATTGCCGCCGTAACAGGTGCCAACAAGGGCGTTGGTCTCGCCATTG TCCGACAACTCGCCCTCCAATACCCTACCTCGCCATTGAATTCGGGCCCCTTCCTAATCTACCTCACCGCCCGCTCCCCCGAACGCGGCCAAGAAGCCCTCAACACCCTCACCTCCGACCCCCAATTCAAAGACGCCGGCGTCCTCTCCCAACATGGCGGCGACACAACCATCAAGTACCACGCCGTGGACATAGACCAAACAAAATCCGTCCAGGACTTTCGAGATTTCCTGCAGAAAGAGCATTCCGACGGCATCGATATCCTGATCAACAATGCCGGAATCGCAATGGAAGGCTTCGACGCTGGGGTGGTCAAGAAGACATTACAGACGAACTATTTCGGTACATTGGAGATATGCCAGAGTCTGCTGCCGTTGATAAGGGAAGGGGGCAGGTTGGTGAATGTCAGCAGTATGAGTGGGAAACTCAACAAGTATTCAGATGAGATTCGCGAGGCGTTCTTGGCTGCGGCGAAGAAGGATGTGCCCGCCGTTACGGCGATCATGCAGCAGTTCCAGAAGGCCGTCGAGGCAGGGCAGGAGAAAGAGGAGGGGTTCCCGAGTATTGCATATGGTGTTAGTAAAGCTGGTGAGACGGCTTATACCAAAGCATTGGCATTGGAGGGGAGCTGGAGGAAGAAGAATATTTTGATCAATGCGTGTTGTCCGGGATATGTCAATACGGATATGACGAAGGGAAGGGGAAGGAAGACGCCGGATCAAGGAGCGCAGACGCCGGTTATGTTGGCGTTGCAGGACATTGGAGGCAAGACCGGAGAGTTTTGGCAGCATGAGGAGGTCATTGAGTGGTGA